In the genome of Impatiens glandulifera chromosome 6, dImpGla2.1, whole genome shotgun sequence, the window ttttcagTTTATCATATTACACGTCTTTTTTCAAATTTACTCACTAATCATCcctctaaaatatattaatataataaaaaaatataaaacaatgtcattttataaaacaaatatattcttaattttatgaAAGGAGCAAACCGACCAAATTATACAGCTCTGTGTAGTTAAATTAGAATTCTGTATTTGGTTTGAATTTTCTTataaccttatttaaaaaaaaaactaaaataaataaatataataaaattgagctctatttaaatattaatttgatcaCATGAgtattattataacaaattaagtatttagtttttgagttaaaatataaaactatatcattttatttatttttatttatatatatatattttaatagttaaatatatatgctTTTAATAGTTCAATCAAAAATCGAATCGTTTAATCGGTAAAAAACTGGTTAACCGGAACCGTTAAGACCGATATCCAATAAACCGGTAAAATTAAAGTGATAAGTATCACCTACTTtgattaaaaatctcaaaattcttacttctattaattttttttttctacacaTTATTTGCTAATATCTTTCccccacatatatatatatatatatatatatatatatatatatatatatatatatatatatataattctaaattgTTACAAAaaccaataaattaataattagctTAATCTATTTGTGAAACTACTATTATTTAGTAtatacattttgaaatatgaatgtattaataatgtttatcttacaatttttttgaattattttttgagtttataattttaatagttctcattttagttgatttataaaataattaatttgtataacaaaataaataaataattggctAAAAGCCTGTTCGCGCCCAAACACCAAAGTATGTAGCGCCATAACTCCCGCCAAAATCCAGAGGCATTAAATCTTCAAAACCTGAAACCCTAATTCTCAATCTCACATTCATCGTCTCTCTCAAGTTATTCGAAAATGGTGGATCCTCTTGGTCCTGGCAAGTTTTACGGCAGCAGCTTACCAAGGCCCAGGTTCTACACCGACGTCAAATTCAACGATGAACGAGTCGATCCACCTCCGCCACTTCTTGATCCGTTCACATCTTGGTCCAATGAGGCTCACTGGTCGATGGGAGGTCGTAGCTTCAATCGTCTCCGTCTTCAAGGCCGAATTGAAGGTAACGTCAAGCGCCTACGCACAGAGCGTGAGGATTTCCAGATGAAGAAATCTCAACTTGCCGATTCATCTTCACCAATCGGCGATTCGTCGCTGCCTTCTGATCCAATTTCCAACAAGCGTCGTCGTCGGCGTTTCATGATTgaggaagatgatgatgatgatgaggaggaggaggatatAGATCAGATTCATGATGAGAAGTTGGATGATAAATTTGATCATTTGGAGAAGAAATCTGTTAGGGTTACAAGAAGTTCATCTTCAAGTCCTGCAACTACAACAAGAAGCTCTTCAAGGTTGGCTAAACGTGGTTAGATTTAAAGGGTTCCACACAAGAACTTGCAGAAAGGTTAATTACAAATCTTTGTagattaattagtaaaatatattattgttcaACAATGGTGAAACCAATCCTATATctggatcttcttcttctagcttgttatctttaaaatgattatatatatagaaattgattgttttctttttatcaatttcACATCATATGCTGAAAATTGTTATTAATGAAGTATTTTGAATGGTATTTCCAAactttatttgttgaaatagttaaatttgaatgaaaaaaaaaaagcttatTTAGAGTTAttaactttgataatttattaaatattggtTCAATTACTATTCATCCAAAACCCAATTTCAAGTCTCAAATAATAATTGggtctaataaatatttgttatttattaatttattttttgtatagcTAGTTTATTTCAAtcattaaaattcattttattaaataataaagttcTTAATATCAAAATTAGTTCAATTAAAATGGATGGTTAAAATTGACCCCCAAAAAAGAAGTAAACTAGATCTCATctacatttttaaatttggttTAGCTTTTTGATTATAGAGGTAAACTAGTTCGATGATATCTCAACCTTGTTACTTAATGTTTATTATGtgtaataatgtttatttcaaaCCTTTAGGAGTAATCatgtttagaaaaaataagtaaattttgAGGCTTGATTGAGTAGGAAGAACAGAAGAACATTACATCCATGATATTTAGGAGGTTTCTCTAGTTACTTCAGGTGGTCGAGCTCCTTAAGAAACTGCGATCTCCCATACTATATGAAAAAtgtcaatattttattagaggTGACAtcatacaaatatattaatccggaaagaagattaaaaatattattcttacaAAAGATATGAGTTTGAATTCTCTAAGATATACAATtgattcttaattattttttaattaacacaaTTTTCTTATGTTAATATAATCACAAATAGAAGTCAAATAGCAAACATCTTCAAATATGCCCAAgaaaaaatgattgaaaaaacagagtttttcaaacaaatacataatttatatagagACAGAGACCCTTATGTGATGTCCTATTTGGTTCTTATTGTgatcgattttaaaaaaaaattgattgacGAGTTTTGAACAATTCGTGACGccttaaaaagttaatttttgaaaatgtaaGTGAAGAGAATTGATTTTAaggttattgaaaatttaaagttaaaaactAAGTTTTATAGACGTCTCCATAACTTACATTCCCATAGGCtttctttagatatttcaatattaattaaccttaCGACTAGAGAGTTGCCATATAATTTTAGGAAATTAAAAAAGTGAGTTCGACGTTTGATTACGTGTGAAAAGAGTTTTTTATACGTTATGTACCACAACACTCAAAGGtctatattagttaattttgaCTGTTTTTTAAATTCCTTAGcctttacaatttatttatttatttttttcatttttaacatcTCAAAAGATTGAATGTAATAAAACAAgagggaaaaaataaataaagacggTTGGgttgagatttttaattgatttaaaataaattaacaattttaatttgatgattgatgaaatagtttttggataaaactaagttcaataattgttagtcatatcaaatatataaatataaatttaaatattaacatcttaagtggtgtagtggtaagcatgTCCGTCTATCATACATGTGACTTAGGTTCGAATCATCTTAAGTGATGATTGATGAAGGGCATCTGAAGTCAGATGCTCTTCTTGGCAGCTGACAGCAGAGTCTTCCAAGCAGCTGACAAcagagctcaacaaatgaataaccgCCACACATTGTACTAcccacgatctcaagaatctttttttgttgtactacccaatacctcatggatagtacatccaacggaaagatgacatgtgtccTTGGATTTGACCGTTGAtgtttttcaagaataaattgctgCCTAAGACAACAGACAAATTgctggctgaaaaatacaagaaagagagagctgcttcatttttcattcaaaaaagtttttgaaatcAAACATTTCACTTATCATCtagctgtgaatacattgtattacatattgtcttttctgtgagaaaacttaagtgttgtaagttgaacaatggttgttttgttcaacagagagttagctagattagtgaactgtatttAATTCAAAGAAATATAGTAAATtcttccagtggttggaagaagggatgacataggagagtttgctccaaacatccataaacaacttcttgtgttctttactttcttccattcatctttcattggttcaaaacatcaaatccgacgaacatttccgcacttgaatctgtttcaagagttcgaaggatttacgaagaatagaaagaaatattaatccctaaaagtatttctatcaaaccgtttatccgaagtcgtcatcaatagccagacccccgtctctattgataaagtcgatcatatcaattggtatcagagcctcgttttcCATTCTTAAGCTTCTAAGGAAtttgaatcatgtctatggctGTCATCAACAATGTTCCCATGTTTTTAGAGAAAAACTATGTCGTGTTGAAGGCGAGATTCCACGCTCATCTAGTTGTCATAGATGATGACAGgtggtttgtcatcaccgacggtccgataaagattgagaaggctagatctgagtggaccagtgaagataaaagaaagaacaacctcgacaacatagcaaaagacatcctctacaagacaTTGGATGACAACATGGTACACAAAATCATCACATCTCCTACTGTcaaagatatttgggagaagctgactaaactgtgtgagggcaacgagcaaacaaaacaaaacagactcatggttgccactcaacagttcgataaTTTCAAGATGCGTGTTGGAGAGACGATGAATGAGTTTGATGAGAGATTCAGTAAGGTTATCACTTCTCTATCCACTCTGGGCAAGACTTACAACAGTAGAGAGGTTGcgatcaaggtcatgcgtgctttgCCCAAATAGTGAGATATTAAGACGATAAcgatgagggagtctaaagacctcaataagatggagctctttgacttgctagccgatctgaaggcctatgagttcgagttgaactatagaaattaagaataataccctacatccaccatcataacaAAGGCATTGGTGACGGCTGAGGAGCCATCTACTGCCACTACTGTGAAGGCTGCTTTAGCAGCGATGCCATGGctcttttcatgaagaaaatctacaaattcatgaagaagacaCTTCAAGGAAGGAAACAACAAGCCAAAGcgtgatgagaaaaagaaagatgagaaaaagaacaagaaagagttGAAGACTCGCATGGCGGCTGAAAACAAAGCCAAGTGGGCCGACAACgactcagatgattcatcatccaacgatagtgatgatgaagaggtcacttgcttcatggcaaaagaagaagttgactctgaggtatttgatttctcctctgaaaaattctcaagagatgagttaattactgcactcaatgacatgatcattgagtacaagaaactgtcagactcttttgttgaactaaatttgaaaaacaaatctgacagCTCTTTTTCATCTCGAAACAATGATTCtgaagtttttaaaaacaaaatggctgagctctcatctgagaatgaaaaGCTCAAGGAAATTGTTCAAACTCTgatttctgaaaaccaacgtttgacatatgtggtcgaTTCCTGGACGAAGTCTGGAGATGCAGTTAGACAACAGATAAGTATGTTGAggcctgccggatgcaaatccaGTTTAGGATATGATGGCAATAACTcagacaagtcttgtgaaaagttaaacccagaaaatgacaagtttaagtctataaactttgtcaaaggcaTCTTAACTGAGAATGGAACTTATCCAAGCTATGATGagttaaccttaaaggatgagattacctatgttccgccaactgttagctTGCTGAAACTTAAGATGGAAGCAGCCAGTAAGTCTGGCATATTAAAACTTGAcaggaagtcaaggagtttaAGACAAAAACCATCATCTAAGATTAACAGTTCAACTGCTAGTaagaagacgtctgctaagcctaaatcatatgcaccgatcacaacgcaacatgggaaattcataaaaataatcaaagtatggattcccaagggactaataagccatggACTCAAAGAAAATTAGGAACCAGATTTATTGTCTTTAAATGCAGGTAAAACAGGAAAGCAGCTTGGAAGAGCCAAACAACATCTGGACAGCCGGGTGCTCAGACATAGCATATGACAATCAGCAGCCTgaagtggctgacatcttctcaaagccacttctcgagtctaagttttcttaccttagaaatatttttagaattgttagattatgataaTGTCTAGATTATGTTTACATCATGAACTCaactaattttgataatttagtttaaataatcaaaaagggagaaattgttttgttgaaatttttaatgtttaaactggttttgataatttagttgaaataatcaaaaaaggagaaattgttgggttgagatttttaattgatttaaaataaattaacaattttgatttgatgattgatgaaatagtttttggataaaactaagttcaataattgttagccatatcaaatatataaatatatatttagatattaacatcttaagtggtgtagtggtaagcatgCCTACTTGTCATACAGGTGACCTGAGTTCGAATCTTAACAGgtgcataattaataattagatttttgttaatttgcaggcacatCTCAAAGTCAACGTGCGCGAGCAAAGTCAACGCGTAGTTAGACCGATtttatgaaaaacgtctaatagaccgattataTGGAAAATGTCTAATGTTAGACGCGAGGGTCTAATGTGTGGTTAAATGTGGGTATCTAACGTGTGGTTAGACGTGGGAGTCTAACGTGtggttagacgtgggcgtctaacgtgtggttagacgtgggcgtctaatgtGTGGTTAGACGTGGGGGTCTAATGCAGAATGCGTCTAAGCAGATGGACAGCCAAGATGATTAGATGGGCATCTGAAGGCAAATGCTCTTCCTGGCAGCTGGCAGTAGAGTCTTCCAGGAAGCTGACAGCAGAGCTCAACAAATTAATAACCGCCACGtatgccataattcaaattgcctGTACTGCGTTGTACTAcccacgatctcaagaatccTTTTTTGGTGAACTACCTAGTAactcatggatagtacatccaacagaaagatgacatgtgtccaaaagaaggatttgaccgttgaaacttttcaagaataaattgctgCTTAAGACAACAGACAAATTgctggctgaaaaatacaagaaagagagagctgcttcatttttcattcaagaaagtttctgaaatcaaacatctcacttatcatctagctgtgaatacattgtattacatgctgtcttttctgtgagaaaacATCAgtgctgtaagttgaacaaaggttattttgttcaatagagagttagctagattaatgaactgtatttgattcaaagaagtatagtgaatccttctagtggttggaaaaaggggtgacgtaggatagtttgctccgaacatccataaacaactttttgtgttctttactttctattattcatctttcattggttcaaagcttcaaatccgacgaacatttccgcacttgaatctgtttcaagagttcggaGGATTTACGAAGAAtaaaaagagatattaatccctaacaggatttttatcaaaccgtttatccgaagttgtcatcaatagctagacccccgtctctattgataaagccgatcctatcaaagaCAAATCTTAAAAGCCTagacaaataattataaatcaagTTTTCCAAAAGACTCAATACTAAATACTGATCAACATTTAATTGGCttaaatttagatttatttttaagaattttattaaagtaattagcaaatattttagattctattaaattttattttatatttttaattttataaaaaaattggaattgaagAGAGCTCATAAAAGAAAATTCTAAGTTTAAGTTAGGctaggtttaattttaaaattttattctaacTTAGGATCGAATAAACCACTAacttatatgaaaaataataaatggtcaacaaaaataaacctaaagtctaaaatgcatata includes:
- the LOC124943286 gene encoding uncharacterized protein LOC124943286 — protein: MVDPLGPGKFYGSSLPRPRFYTDVKFNDERVDPPPPLLDPFTSWSNEAHWSMGGRSFNRLRLQGRIEGNVKRLRTEREDFQMKKSQLADSSSPIGDSSLPSDPISNKRRRRRFMIEEDDDDDEEEEDIDQIHDEKLDDKFDHLEKKSVRVTRSSSSSPATTTRSSSRLAKRG